The Falsibacillus albus genome includes the window CAGGTTCCTGATTTCCTCAACCGAACGTTCATCGGAAATCTCAAACTGGCTTTGAGTCTCTTTCGGCTTTGTATATCCACCCACTTCTGTGGATGACGCTGCCGACATTTTCGTCACTCCCAATGGAATCAATTGATTGCGAAGCTCTTCCGTTTCACGGGTTGAAATCGTGATTCCTGTCCTCGGCAGGAAAATCCGCATCGCCAACATCGCTTGGACTAAATTTTTGTCGGTTACATCGAATGCAGGTTCAAAGCTTCCAGCATTTGGGCGAATCCGCGGAAACGAAACCCCTATTTCGGTTTCCATATACTTTTTCTGTAGATATTCAGCATGAAGCCCTGTAATAAAGCATTCCTTTCTCCATTCATCAAGCCCAAGCAAGGCTCCGATGTTGACCGAACGCATCCCCGCCCTGCAGCCTCTTTCAGGAGTATCCAGACGATAGCGAAAGTCTCTTTTCGGTCCTTTTGTATGGATTTCACGGTAAATCGCTTCGTTGTACACTTCCTGGTAAACTGTCAAACTATCGATCCCGCTCTGGACCAGCGTCTCATATTCCGCTTGATCCATTGGCTGCACTTCGATTCCGACGGATGAGAAATACTTCTTCAAAATAGACATGCTTTCTGCCAAATATTCAGCAGAAGAATGGATACGGGACTCACCCGTCAAAAGAATGATATGTTCAATCCCCATTTCAGCAATCGCCTTGGCTTCCACTTCGATTTCTTCCATCGTCAACCGCTTCCTTGGGAATACATTATCGATGCTGAAGCTGCAATATGTACACGTATTGACACAGTAATCGGACAGGTACAACGGAAGGAAGAGCTGCATCGTTTTCCCGAACTGCTTAATCGTCAGCTGATGTGCTTTCTGAGCCATCTCTTCTAAAAAGCCTTCAGCGGCAGGCGATAACAGCACGAGGTAATCGCTTTCAGAAATCCGGCCCTTCATCAGCACTTTCTCTACATCCTGTGGGGTGACTTCAGAAAATATCTCCGTGAATGGCTCGGCTTTAATTTTCTCAAATTCCTCATAGAAGCTCATCTAATCATCCTTTCATTTATATGTTGTGCTCGTGATTAATGCAGTTTATTTTAAGGCTCTTTCGAACATTTACTTACGACTAATCAAAAATTGAATTTGATCGGTTACCTCCTCACGATGCTCACTTTCTTCTTGGCGGGCGGTGAGCACCATCTGTTTGACCTGCTCCCGTTTCCCGAGGGCTGACACCATAACCGATCAATTCAACAGCCTGGAACGGGTAATAAACAGCAATCTTTGAGAAATGCCTATTTTAAAAATCCGGTTAATGGAGACGAAGCATTCGCCCTCATACTGGTCGGCCCGAGACCGGATAGGTATGCCAGCCTTCCTGCTTTGACAGCCAAATCAAACGCCTTGGCCATCTCGACTGGATTATCTGCCGTGGCAATGGCCGTATTGACGAGTACAGCAGAGGCTCCCATTTCCATTGCTTCAGCGGCTTCCGATGGCTTGCCGATCCCTGCATCCACGATAATGGGAAGCTCCATTTCATCAATCATGATTTGAATCATTTCCTTCATTCTGATGCCTCGGTTCGAACCGATCGGAGCACCCAATGGCATGATCGCCGCTGCCCCGGCTTCCTGCATCCGTTTCGCTGCCATCAAATCAGGGCTCATATATGGGAGGACGACAAAACCTTCTTTTGCCAATACTTCCGTTGCCCTTGTCGTTTCTTCATTATCAGGCAGCAAATATTTTTGATCTGAAATGACTTCGATCTTG containing:
- the thiH gene encoding 2-iminoacetate synthase ThiH codes for the protein MSFYEEFEKIKAEPFTEIFSEVTPQDVEKVLMKGRISESDYLVLLSPAAEGFLEEMAQKAHQLTIKQFGKTMQLFLPLYLSDYCVNTCTYCSFSIDNVFPRKRLTMEEIEVEAKAIAEMGIEHIILLTGESRIHSSAEYLAESMSILKKYFSSVGIEVQPMDQAEYETLVQSGIDSLTVYQEVYNEAIYREIHTKGPKRDFRYRLDTPERGCRAGMRSVNIGALLGLDEWRKECFITGLHAEYLQKKYMETEIGVSFPRIRPNAGSFEPAFDVTDKNLVQAMLAMRIFLPRTGITISTRETEELRNQLIPLGVTKMSAASSTEVGGYTKPKETQSQFEISDERSVEEIRNLLRFKGYQPVMKDWQIL
- a CDS encoding thiazole synthase; protein product: MNDQLHIGGKAFESRLFVGTGKFADHKQMKEAIEQSRSEVVTVALRRVDIRKPDEHILNDIPQDVTLMPNTSGARSAEEAIRIARLAKASGMGNWIKIEVISDQKYLLPDNEETTRATEVLAKEGFVVLPYMSPDLMAAKRMQEAGAAAIMPLGAPIGSNRGIRMKEMIQIMIDEMELPIIVDAGIGKPSEAAEAMEMGASAVLVNTAIATADNPVEMAKAFDLAVKAGRLAYLSGLGPTSMRANASSPLTGFLK